The genomic segment TCCTATAATCTATCCTCATTCCCCAATAAAGGAAGAGGCCATTCCCATCTTACAAGTCCGCTGAGGAATGAAGTTCAACCTACTTCCTTATAGTTGTTAGCCAACAAGTTAAgagctttcttttttcttttctcttccttcttaTAGTAGAACACGGTTTTACAGTTTCCACGATCCAAGTTAGGCTATTCACAAGATTACAGGCAGATAATTAATCgtgaaaatgacaaaaatactgGACAATTAATGACATAGAAACCACAAAATACAGTAGAAGCCTAATATCCCATTTACCTTCCTTTTAGGGACAGCCATGAGCTCCATGGAGCCGTCGATGAAAGAGAAGCCCGGAAACTGAAAACCGATGCTCTTTTCAGTGGAGGTGTTACCGGACTCGGGGAGAACCAACGGCGGGGATGTGGTGGTGAAGTTGTCCATAGCACCGTGAAGGGGTGCTGGTTGGGCAACGGTGTGGACCCACCTCCGGAGGCCTAAGCTGCCCGCGACGTTGCCCGCCGCCGCATTTCTTAGCATGGACAGCCTCAACGCCATTTTGCTCTTGCCTCTCTACTCTCCTGCGGAACTTGGCCGGTTGCCCCAGTTTGTTGGATCCTAGTTGATTTGGGGATTCATTCGGGTCGACTTGGCCTGCTCATTCTAGCCCATGCTCACCTAGTAGTAGGCCCAACAAAGGGCACTATAATTGCAAATATGGTCCCCTCATATTGCTGAAAGTGTGTTGTATTCTGCGCTAAACAAATTTGAAATCTCCTTTTGgtcaccttttcttttcaaaaaaattcatatttagTGAGGACTGTAGTATACTTGCGAAAAATGGATTAGCTTAAAGGTCAGGAATAAGGATTGGTTTGAATGAATTATATGTCATGTATTTAAATATGTATTcgtaaaaaaaaagtttagggaaaaaaaaatttttagaggGAATGACTAGTGAGGTTGGTTGTTGAGCATAAGAATGCAAATGAACCAAGTCGATTCGAGTTTCGATCTAATCGAA from the Coffea arabica cultivar ET-39 chromosome 11e, Coffea Arabica ET-39 HiFi, whole genome shotgun sequence genome contains:
- the LOC140021615 gene encoding uncharacterized protein — protein: MALRLSMLRNAAAGNVAGSLGLRRWVHTVAQPAPLHGAMDNFTTTSPPLVLPESGNTSTEKSIGFQFPGFSFIDGSMELMAVPKRKVSPHKRGIRNGPKALKPVPVIVRCKVCGRVKLPHFFCCSGIKPSPGEQN